Proteins from a single region of Thunnus albacares chromosome 16, fThuAlb1.1, whole genome shotgun sequence:
- the fkbp3 gene encoding peptidyl-prolyl cis-trans isomerase FKBP3: MAAEPTREWSDEQLKSDDLPKKDIIKFIQDNAAHSFLNEHKLLGNIKNVAKTAKKEQLIIAYNQLFESKRFKGTEPIEEVTEQVKAVKIDEKPKEVKTEVVDEGPPKFTKSVLKKGDKTNFPKKGDTVSCWYTGTLEDGTVFDTNIPAAARKKKQTKPLSFKVGLGRVIRGWDEGLLTMSKGETARLEIEPEWAYGKKGVPESKIPPNAKLIFEVELVAVD, encoded by the exons ATGGCGGCTGAACCAACACGGGAGTGGAGCGATGAGCAGCTCAAAAGTGATGATTTACCAAAAAAAGACATCATAAAGTTCATTCAGGACAATGCAGCCCACTCG tttcttAATGAACACAAGCTGCTgggaaacataaaaaatgttgcCAAAACAGCAAAGAAAGAACAACTGATCATTGCCTACAATCAACTCTTTGAAAGCAAA AGGTTTAAGGGCACAGAGCCAATCGAGGAAGTGACCGAGCAAGTTAAAGCTGTGAAAATTGATGAAAAGCCCAAAGAAGTCAAGACAGAAGTTGTGGACGAG GGTCCACCAAAGTTTACAAAGTCAGTGCTGAAGAAAGGTGACAAGACAAACTTCCCAAAGAAAGGTGACACTGTGAGCTGCTGGTACACTGGTACCTTGGAGGATGGAACCGTCTTCGACACCAATATCCCCGCAG CAGCGAGAAAGAAGAAGCAAACCAAACCACTGAGCTTCAAAGTTGGCTTGGGCAGAGTCATCAGAGGT TGGGATGAGGGTCTTCTAACAATGAGCAAGGGTGAAACAGCTCGACTGGAGATTGAACCAGAGTGGGCCTACGGAAAGAAGGGTGTCCCTGAATCCAA AATCCCACCCAatgcaaagctgatttttgaGGTTGAGCTGGTGGCCGTTGATTAA